Proteins co-encoded in one Bacillus sp. FSL H8-0547 genomic window:
- a CDS encoding ABC transporter ATP-binding protein: MEYVIEMLGIRKEFPGIVANDNINLQVKKGEIHALLGENGAGKSTLMNVLFGLYQPEKGEIRVKGKPVSITNPNIANDLGIGMVHQHFMLVNNFSVTENIILGNEPTQSGKINLKDAEKQVKDISEKYGLAVNPSAKISDISVGMQQRVEILKTLYRGAEILIFDEPTAVLTPQEIKELISIMKTLIKEGKSIILITHKLKEIMEVCDRVTVIRKGEGIGTVNVSETNPNELASLMVGREVLFTTEKTEPKPAAEVLKIENLTVKDSRNVTVIDSLNLSVRAGEIVGIAGVDGNGQSELIESITGLMNSESGSILLNGKEIRNQKPRKITESGVGHIPQDRHKHGLVLDFPVGENMVLQTYYQKPFSKRGVLNFKAIYEKAEKLIKEFDVRTPGSSTLARSLSGGNQQKAIIGREIDRDPDLLIAAQPTRGLDVGAIEFIHRRLIEQRDKGKAVLLLSFELEEIMNVSDKIAVIYEGKIVAIVNPKETTEQELGLLMAGSSRREAGATT, translated from the coding sequence TTGGAATATGTCATTGAAATGCTCGGAATCCGCAAAGAATTTCCGGGAATCGTTGCGAACGATAACATTAATCTTCAAGTAAAAAAGGGCGAAATCCATGCGCTGCTTGGCGAAAACGGCGCTGGTAAATCTACATTGATGAACGTACTGTTCGGTTTGTATCAGCCTGAAAAAGGCGAAATTCGCGTAAAAGGCAAACCAGTCAGCATTACAAACCCAAATATCGCGAATGATCTGGGAATAGGTATGGTACACCAACATTTTATGCTTGTCAATAATTTTTCTGTTACAGAAAATATTATTCTTGGAAACGAGCCGACTCAATCAGGAAAAATTAATTTAAAAGATGCTGAGAAGCAAGTGAAAGACATTTCTGAGAAATACGGGCTCGCTGTTAACCCTTCTGCTAAAATCAGTGATATTTCTGTCGGCATGCAGCAGCGTGTTGAAATTCTGAAAACGCTTTACAGGGGTGCGGAAATTCTTATTTTTGATGAACCGACGGCCGTTTTGACGCCTCAGGAAATCAAAGAACTGATCAGCATTATGAAAACGCTGATAAAAGAAGGCAAATCCATCATTCTGATTACACACAAGCTGAAAGAAATTATGGAAGTCTGTGACCGTGTGACTGTCATAAGAAAAGGCGAAGGCATCGGCACTGTCAATGTAAGTGAGACAAACCCGAACGAGCTTGCATCTCTAATGGTCGGCCGCGAAGTTCTTTTTACGACTGAAAAGACGGAACCGAAACCTGCTGCAGAAGTTCTGAAAATAGAAAATCTGACAGTGAAAGACAGCCGGAATGTCACGGTTATTGACTCTCTGAATCTGTCTGTCAGAGCAGGGGAAATTGTCGGCATTGCCGGAGTCGACGGAAACGGCCAGTCTGAATTGATCGAATCCATCACCGGGCTAATGAATTCTGAATCAGGCTCCATTCTGCTTAATGGCAAGGAAATCCGTAATCAAAAACCGAGAAAAATTACTGAGTCAGGTGTGGGACACATTCCTCAGGACCGTCATAAACACGGACTTGTTCTGGATTTTCCTGTCGGTGAGAACATGGTGCTGCAAACGTATTATCAAAAGCCTTTCTCTAAAAGAGGTGTTCTGAATTTCAAGGCAATTTACGAAAAAGCTGAGAAGCTGATTAAGGAATTTGATGTAAGAACACCCGGCAGTTCAACGCTTGCCCGTTCGCTTTCTGGAGGTAATCAGCAAAAGGCGATTATCGGACGCGAAATTGACAGAGATCCGGATCTCCTGATCGCTGCACAGCCGACGAGGGGACTTGATGTCGGAGCGATTGAATTTATCCACAGACGCTTGATTGAGCAGCGGGATAAAGGAAAAGCGGTCCTTCTCCTTTCTTTTGAGCTTGAAGAAATTATGAACGTCAGTGATAAAATTGCCGTTATTTATGAAGGGAAAATCGTTGCGATTGTGAATCCGAAAGAGACAACTGAACAGGAACTTGGTTTGCTCATGGCAGGAAGCAGCCGCAGGGAAGCAGGTGCCACAACATGA
- a CDS encoding BMP family protein yields the protein MKKRFGLTMSLVLAAGTLLSACGSSGEKNNAGEDKKEGFSVAMVTDTGGVDDKSFNQSAWEGIQSYGEDNGLKKGQGGFDYAQSQSDADYETNLNKLVRQKFDLVYGIGYLMTDAITVIADQQKDAKFAIVDSVVDKPNVASITFKEHEGSYLVGVAAGLSTKSNKVGFVGGMEGSLIKKFEVGFVEGVKAANPDAEVIVQYAGTFSDAAKGQQVAEIMYGQGADVIYHAAGGAGNGVFTAAVDLKTKSPDKDVWVIGVDRDQHELGEGDGFNVTLTSMVKGVDVAVKDLAEKAKGGDFPGGEIIEYGLKENGVGIAPTQDNLSEDVIAKVDEYKQKIIDGEITVPFE from the coding sequence GTGAAAAAACGCTTTGGTTTAACAATGTCGCTTGTCCTTGCTGCAGGTACTCTTCTAAGTGCATGCGGATCATCTGGAGAAAAAAACAATGCAGGTGAAGACAAAAAAGAAGGTTTCTCGGTTGCGATGGTAACGGATACAGGCGGTGTTGATGATAAGTCATTCAACCAGTCGGCATGGGAAGGCATCCAGTCATACGGTGAGGATAACGGGCTTAAAAAGGGACAAGGCGGATTTGACTATGCACAGTCTCAGAGTGACGCAGATTATGAAACGAACTTAAACAAGCTTGTCAGACAAAAATTTGATCTTGTTTACGGAATCGGATATTTGATGACTGATGCGATTACTGTCATTGCCGATCAGCAAAAAGACGCTAAATTTGCAATCGTTGACAGTGTAGTGGACAAGCCAAACGTAGCAAGCATCACATTCAAAGAGCATGAAGGCTCATACCTTGTAGGTGTAGCTGCCGGACTTTCAACAAAATCAAACAAAGTCGGATTTGTCGGCGGAATGGAAGGCTCACTGATCAAGAAGTTTGAAGTTGGTTTTGTTGAAGGCGTAAAAGCAGCAAATCCTGATGCAGAAGTCATTGTACAGTACGCAGGAACATTCAGCGATGCGGCAAAAGGACAGCAGGTTGCTGAAATTATGTACGGCCAGGGCGCTGACGTAATCTACCATGCAGCAGGCGGAGCAGGAAACGGCGTCTTCACTGCAGCTGTTGACTTAAAAACGAAAAGCCCAGATAAAGATGTATGGGTAATCGGTGTTGACCGCGACCAGCATGAGCTTGGAGAAGGCGACGGCTTCAACGTAACACTTACATCAATGGTTAAAGGCGTAGACGTTGCTGTTAAAGACCTTGCTGAAAAAGCTAAAGGCGGAGACTTCCCAGGCGGAGAAATCATTGAATACGGCCTGAAAGAAAATGGCGTAGGAATTGCTCCGACACAGGACAACCTTTCTGAAGATGTCATTGCTAAAGTAGATGAGTACAAGCAAAAAATCATCGACGGTGAAATTACTGTACCATTCGAATAA
- a CDS encoding GntR family transcriptional regulator — protein sequence MTIKTDNRHLYLQVIDRIKEDIENGTYVEKEKLPSEFELSKKLGVSRATLREALRILEEENVIIRRHGVGTFINSKPLFTSGIEQLNSVTQMIEQANMLPGTIFLSSQVNSPTEEDVKRFKSRASDDIFLLERVRTANGKPVVYCLDKIPRHILPASFIHEQESLFELLDEEAGRYISYAVTHIEPIGYHEKISPILECDPETALLCLKQMHFDENDQPVLYSLNYFRADQFSFHVVRKRL from the coding sequence ATGACTATTAAAACAGATAACCGTCATTTATATTTGCAGGTCATAGATCGAATTAAAGAAGATATTGAAAATGGAACATACGTAGAAAAAGAAAAGCTTCCTTCTGAATTTGAGCTTTCCAAAAAGCTTGGAGTAAGCCGCGCGACCCTCAGAGAAGCGCTCCGCATACTCGAAGAAGAAAACGTCATCATCCGCCGCCATGGTGTAGGGACGTTCATAAACTCCAAACCTCTCTTTACTTCAGGCATCGAACAATTGAACAGTGTGACTCAAATGATTGAACAGGCCAATATGCTGCCTGGCACCATTTTTCTTTCCTCACAAGTCAACAGTCCGACAGAAGAGGATGTTAAGCGGTTTAAATCCCGTGCAAGCGATGACATTTTTCTTCTTGAGCGGGTCAGAACAGCAAATGGAAAACCGGTCGTTTATTGTCTGGATAAAATTCCGAGGCATATTCTTCCGGCATCTTTTATCCATGAACAGGAATCATTGTTTGAACTGCTTGATGAAGAAGCAGGACGCTACATTTCTTATGCGGTCACACACATTGAACCAATCGGTTACCACGAAAAGATTTCCCCAATTCTGGAATGTGATCCTGAAACCGCGCTGCTTTGCCTGAAACAAATGCATTTCGATGAAAACGATCAGCCCGTGCTGTATTCACTTAATTATTTCCGCGCAGACCAATTCAGCTTTCACGTTGTAAGAAAGCGCTTGTAA
- a CDS encoding DNA translocase FtsK → MAKQKRRQKKKNDNWRETLKFELIGLGILAIALIAISSLGFVGKTVVYVFRFFIGEWFMAALIGMLILAGFIMWNRRWPHLVSRQMVGLYCLLAAILLLSHVTLFQMLTKKGALTSPSVITNTWELFFMEVNGQIRTPDLGGGMIGAILFAASFYLFAAAGSKIISFILILVGIVLITGRSLGTTLGKLAVPFFRFMKNQAIAFMEDMKNLPQSIKNARQHEEAKPKKVKKQRRHEEEDDAEEEEADIVHVEPIISSFADKDEREPEPAVDFQEEAKPEQTRTPKKKSDADSSEELPGPPITFTEVENKSYVLPSLDLLSQPKVNSQQTDKKNIYENARKLEKTFQSFGVKAKVTQVHLGPAVTKYEVYPDVGVKVSKIVNLSDDLALALAAKDIRIEAPIPGKSAIGIEVPNSEIAMVSLREVLESKANDRPDAKLLMGLGRDISGDAVLAEMNKMPHLLVAGSTGSGKSVCINGIITSILMRAKPHEVKMMMIDPKMVELNVYNGIPHLLAPVVTDPKKASQALKKVVNEMERRYELFSHTGTRNIEGYNEFIRRSNLEEGTKNPEFPYIVVIVDELADLMMVASSDVEDSITRLSQMARAAGIHLIIATQRPSVDVITGVIKANIPSRIAFSVSSQTDSRTILDMGGAEKLLGRGDMLFLPVGASKPVRVQGAFLSDEEVEKVVSYVISQQRAQYQEEMMPSETAEVKEEVNDDLYDDAVQLVLEMQTASVSMLQRRFRVGYTRAARLIDAMEDRGVVGPYEGSKPREVLISKDHYDEVSS, encoded by the coding sequence ATGGCCAAACAAAAAAGAAGACAAAAGAAAAAGAATGACAACTGGCGCGAAACACTGAAATTTGAGCTGATTGGCCTTGGAATCCTTGCGATCGCGCTGATTGCGATATCAAGCCTTGGATTCGTAGGCAAGACGGTGGTTTACGTGTTCAGGTTTTTTATTGGCGAGTGGTTTATGGCCGCTCTAATCGGCATGCTGATCCTGGCGGGCTTTATCATGTGGAACAGAAGGTGGCCGCATTTGGTTTCAAGACAGATGGTCGGACTTTACTGTCTGCTTGCAGCCATTTTGCTGCTCAGTCATGTAACACTGTTTCAAATGCTCACCAAAAAGGGAGCACTTACTTCTCCAAGTGTCATAACAAACACATGGGAACTGTTTTTCATGGAAGTAAACGGACAAATCAGAACGCCGGACCTTGGAGGGGGCATGATTGGAGCCATCCTTTTTGCAGCTTCCTTTTATTTATTTGCGGCAGCAGGTTCAAAAATTATTTCGTTCATACTGATTCTTGTCGGAATTGTTCTGATCACAGGAAGATCGCTTGGAACTACACTCGGAAAATTAGCCGTGCCATTTTTCCGATTTATGAAAAATCAGGCCATTGCTTTTATGGAGGACATGAAGAATCTTCCTCAATCAATAAAAAATGCAAGACAGCACGAAGAAGCAAAACCGAAGAAAGTCAAAAAACAGCGCAGGCATGAGGAAGAAGACGATGCTGAGGAAGAAGAAGCAGACATTGTACATGTAGAACCCATCATCTCAAGTTTCGCAGATAAAGATGAACGCGAGCCTGAGCCGGCTGTAGATTTTCAGGAGGAAGCGAAGCCTGAACAGACGAGAACACCTAAAAAGAAGTCAGATGCAGATTCTTCAGAAGAATTGCCGGGACCTCCCATTACCTTTACAGAGGTAGAGAATAAATCGTATGTCCTTCCTTCACTTGACCTGCTTTCACAGCCGAAGGTGAACAGCCAGCAAACCGATAAGAAAAACATCTATGAAAATGCGCGTAAGCTGGAAAAAACCTTTCAAAGCTTCGGTGTCAAAGCTAAAGTAACACAGGTTCATCTTGGACCGGCAGTAACCAAGTACGAAGTCTATCCTGATGTTGGCGTAAAGGTAAGCAAAATTGTGAACCTAAGTGATGATCTTGCTTTGGCGCTTGCAGCGAAAGATATCCGGATAGAGGCGCCGATTCCAGGCAAATCAGCCATCGGGATAGAGGTGCCCAATTCTGAAATCGCCATGGTATCCCTGCGGGAGGTGCTTGAATCAAAAGCGAATGACCGCCCGGATGCCAAGCTTCTTATGGGTCTTGGCCGCGATATTTCAGGAGATGCTGTTCTTGCTGAAATGAATAAAATGCCTCATTTGCTCGTTGCCGGATCAACCGGAAGCGGAAAGAGTGTCTGCATAAATGGCATCATTACAAGCATTCTGATGAGAGCAAAACCGCATGAAGTAAAAATGATGATGATCGATCCAAAGATGGTCGAGCTTAACGTTTACAATGGCATTCCCCATTTGCTCGCACCTGTTGTGACAGACCCGAAAAAGGCATCACAGGCACTGAAAAAGGTTGTAAACGAAATGGAGAGAAGATATGAACTGTTCTCTCATACAGGCACGAGAAACATTGAAGGATACAACGAATTTATTCGCAGGTCAAACCTTGAAGAGGGAACGAAGAATCCGGAATTCCCGTATATTGTCGTCATCGTTGACGAGCTTGCGGATTTGATGATGGTTGCATCGTCTGATGTGGAGGACAGCATTACCCGACTGTCGCAAATGGCGCGTGCTGCAGGCATTCACCTGATTATCGCCACCCAGCGGCCGTCAGTGGATGTCATCACCGGTGTCATTAAAGCAAACATTCCATCAAGGATTGCCTTCAGCGTGTCTTCTCAGACTGATTCACGCACAATACTCGACATGGGAGGCGCTGAAAAGCTTCTCGGCAGGGGGGACATGCTTTTCCTTCCGGTTGGTGCATCCAAGCCTGTAAGGGTACAGGGAGCTTTTCTGTCCGATGAAGAAGTGGAAAAAGTCGTTTCGTACGTGATTTCCCAGCAGAGAGCGCAATACCAGGAAGAAATGATGCCGTCTGAAACAGCGGAAGTAAAAGAAGAAGTGAATGATGATTTGTATGATGATGCTGTTCAGCTCGTTCTTGAAATGCAGACGGCTTCTGTATCCATGCTGCAAAGACGGTTCCGTGTCGGCTACACCAGAGCGGCAAGACTGATTGATGCAATGGAAGACAGAGGCGTTGTCGGACCATACGAGGGCAGCAAGCCGAGAGAGGTCCTCATTTCAAAAGACCATTATGACGAAGTGAGTTCATAA
- a CDS encoding YlzJ-like family protein, with protein MILYTSMPEELIFPAEAKEYSAFSFVECNGVQMQVRQTEGNEYEVVRILSTNPEDYLNEQYSPGQKITMSFSFSP; from the coding sequence ATGATTCTATACACTTCTATGCCGGAGGAACTTATTTTCCCGGCAGAGGCAAAAGAGTACAGCGCATTTTCTTTTGTTGAATGCAACGGGGTGCAAATGCAGGTGAGACAGACAGAAGGAAATGAATATGAAGTTGTCCGTATCCTCAGCACCAATCCAGAAGACTATTTAAATGAACAGTACTCGCCGGGACAAAAAATTACGATGTCATTCTCGTTTTCTCCATAA
- a CDS encoding ClpP family protease: protein MNRYIQENSEQNPDKQDGKEPSLVEKIQQLGSTNVPQLSQDSRIHCLTIIGQIEGHIQLPPQNKTTKYEHVIPQIVAIEQNPKIEGLLIVLNTVGGDVEAGLAIAEMLASLSKPTVSIVLGGGHSIGVPIAVSCDYSFIAETATMTIHPVRLTGLVIGVPQTFEYLDKMQDRVVNFVTKHSNISEEKFKELMFSKGNLTRDIGTNVVGNDAVQYGLIDGVGGVGQAIMKLNELIGKDKGTEEEKMLQ, encoded by the coding sequence ATGAACCGCTACATACAGGAAAATTCCGAACAGAATCCGGATAAACAGGACGGAAAAGAACCAAGCCTTGTCGAAAAAATCCAGCAGCTCGGATCAACAAACGTTCCTCAGCTCTCACAGGATTCACGAATACACTGCCTGACCATTATCGGACAGATTGAAGGCCACATCCAGCTGCCGCCGCAAAACAAAACAACGAAATATGAACACGTTATTCCGCAAATCGTCGCAATCGAGCAAAACCCTAAAATTGAAGGACTCCTGATTGTGCTGAATACCGTTGGAGGGGATGTTGAAGCCGGCCTCGCAATCGCTGAGATGCTTGCTTCCCTATCAAAACCGACTGTATCCATTGTCCTTGGAGGAGGCCATTCCATCGGCGTGCCGATTGCCGTTTCCTGCGATTATTCTTTTATTGCCGAAACTGCAACGATGACCATCCATCCCGTGAGGCTGACAGGCCTTGTCATCGGTGTCCCGCAGACGTTTGAGTACCTTGATAAAATGCAGGACAGGGTCGTGAATTTTGTGACAAAGCACTCGAATATCTCTGAAGAGAAATTCAAAGAGCTGATGTTTTCTAAAGGAAATTTAACCCGTGACATCGGAACAAATGTAGTCGGAAACGACGCGGTTCAGTACGGGCTGATTGACGGAGTGGGCGGAGTCGGCCAGGCGATCATGAAGCTGAATGAACTGATAGGGAAGGATAAAGGCACTGAAGAGGAGAAGATGCTGCAATGA
- a CDS encoding ribonuclease J, producing MNKQTETIKIIALGGVGEIGKNLYVIEIDHNIFIVDAGLMYPEAGMLGIDMVIPDITYLRENADRVKGIFLTHGHDENIGGVFYVLRHLSIPVYGTKLTLALVSQKVKELNPKQKAEYVEVDSSTVLDFEGVKVSFFRTIHSIPDSVGVCFHTSLGAIVHTGDFKFDTTPVLNARSDLGKMAMIGEEGVLCLLSDSTNAERPGFTASETGVGQEISDAMYSAKGRTIVAIYASNINRIVQVIHAAAENNRKLVLLGNSIKNVYEMAEKLGYITESENIIIPVQEIDTYPKHEVAVLTTGHQGEPLTVLNRMAKGAHKQLKIEAEDTVIISATPVPGNELHFSKTVDLLYRAGASVVFGQKQIHVSGHGSQEELKLMLNIMKPKYFMPVNGEFKMQKAHAKLAVSAGIDEDNIFLVEKGDVVEFSEHKAKSVSKVPAGNVLIDGLGVGDIGNIVLRDRRLLSQDGILIVVVTLDRSKKTMISGPEIISRGFVYVRESEELIQKASGMVTEIVEKSMQGTGIEWSALKLNIRESLNRFLFEQTKRRPMILPIIMEV from the coding sequence TTGAATAAACAGACAGAAACCATCAAGATCATTGCCCTAGGCGGAGTTGGAGAAATAGGCAAGAACTTGTATGTCATTGAAATCGATCATAACATCTTCATCGTCGACGCTGGATTGATGTATCCAGAAGCCGGGATGCTGGGGATTGATATGGTCATTCCTGACATTACATACTTGCGGGAAAATGCAGATCGGGTAAAGGGCATCTTTTTAACCCACGGTCACGACGAGAATATTGGCGGAGTTTTCTATGTTCTCAGACATTTGTCCATACCGGTTTACGGAACGAAACTGACTCTTGCACTGGTTTCCCAGAAAGTAAAAGAACTTAACCCTAAGCAAAAAGCAGAATATGTCGAAGTTGATTCATCAACTGTTCTGGATTTTGAAGGAGTCAAGGTTTCTTTCTTCAGAACCATACACAGTATACCTGACTCTGTCGGTGTCTGCTTCCATACTTCACTTGGAGCGATCGTGCACACAGGTGATTTTAAATTTGATACAACTCCTGTTTTGAATGCACGCTCTGATTTAGGGAAAATGGCTATGATCGGCGAAGAAGGCGTTCTTTGTCTTCTTTCAGACAGCACAAATGCAGAAAGACCCGGGTTCACAGCCTCTGAAACAGGTGTCGGACAAGAGATATCGGACGCGATGTACAGCGCAAAAGGCAGAACGATTGTTGCCATATACGCATCAAATATCAACCGGATCGTTCAGGTCATTCACGCAGCCGCTGAAAATAACAGAAAGCTTGTCCTGCTTGGAAACTCAATTAAAAATGTTTATGAAATGGCAGAAAAATTAGGATACATCACCGAAAGTGAGAATATCATCATACCCGTCCAAGAGATCGATACCTATCCTAAGCATGAGGTTGCCGTCCTTACTACAGGTCATCAGGGAGAACCGTTAACAGTTCTTAACCGCATGGCAAAAGGCGCCCATAAACAATTAAAAATTGAAGCAGAAGATACAGTTATTATTTCTGCAACTCCAGTACCGGGAAATGAGCTCCATTTTTCAAAGACAGTCGATTTGCTGTACCGCGCAGGAGCAAGCGTAGTATTTGGCCAAAAACAGATTCATGTATCAGGACATGGAAGCCAGGAAGAGCTGAAACTTATGCTGAACATCATGAAGCCGAAGTACTTCATGCCTGTCAATGGCGAGTTTAAAATGCAGAAAGCTCATGCGAAGCTTGCCGTATCTGCAGGAATTGACGAGGATAACATCTTTCTTGTTGAAAAAGGCGATGTAGTAGAATTCAGCGAACATAAAGCGAAATCTGTTTCGAAGGTTCCTGCAGGAAACGTTCTGATTGACGGCCTTGGAGTCGGAGACATTGGAAACATCGTTCTCAGAGACCGGAGACTTCTTTCACAGGACGGCATCCTGATCGTCGTCGTTACATTGGACAGAAGCAAAAAAACGATGATATCAGGACCGGAGATCATCTCAAGAGGCTTCGTCTACGTAAGAGAGTCAGAAGAGCTGATCCAAAAAGCATCGGGCATGGTAACGGAAATCGTTGAAAAAAGCATGCAGGGCACAGGCATCGAATGGTCAGCCCTCAAGCTTAATATCCGCGAATCACTGAACCGCTTCCTCTTCGAACAGACAAAGCGCAGACCGATGATTCTCCCGATTATTATGGAAGTTTAA
- the dapA gene encoding 4-hydroxy-tetrahydrodipicolinate synthase, producing the protein MIDFGSISTAMATPFDKNGNIDFQKTTQLVDYLINNGSDSLVVAGTTGESPTLTSEEKIALLKHVVQAAGGRIPIIAGTGSNNTKDSIDLTKKAEAAGADAIMLVAPYYNKPSQEGMYQHFKTIASSTKLPVMIYNVPGRTVVSISPAVIARLAELPNVVAVKEASGDLEAMAEIISSTPDDFAVYSGDDGLTLPALAIGGSGVVSVASHIIGNEMQEMISAFRSGETVRSGAIHRKLLPVMQQLFKAPSPAPVKTALQLRGLDVGPVRLPLLALTESERNELIAVLSKIK; encoded by the coding sequence ATGATTGACTTTGGCAGTATTTCAACAGCCATGGCAACACCATTTGACAAAAACGGCAACATTGATTTTCAGAAGACTACCCAGCTTGTTGATTACCTGATCAATAATGGGTCAGATTCACTTGTTGTGGCAGGAACGACAGGAGAATCTCCTACTCTTACATCTGAGGAAAAAATCGCACTGCTGAAGCATGTCGTTCAGGCTGCAGGGGGCAGAATTCCTATTATTGCGGGTACAGGAAGCAATAACACCAAGGACTCCATTGATCTGACAAAAAAAGCGGAAGCAGCAGGCGCCGATGCCATCATGCTTGTCGCGCCATATTATAATAAACCAAGCCAGGAAGGCATGTATCAGCATTTCAAAACGATTGCATCATCCACAAAACTTCCTGTTATGATCTACAACGTTCCCGGAAGAACGGTTGTCAGTATTTCTCCTGCTGTGATTGCAAGACTTGCTGAACTTCCAAATGTCGTTGCTGTAAAAGAAGCTAGCGGCGACCTTGAAGCGATGGCAGAAATCATTTCATCAACGCCTGATGATTTTGCTGTTTATTCAGGAGATGACGGATTAACTCTTCCAGCACTTGCAATTGGAGGCAGTGGGGTAGTCTCTGTAGCATCTCATATCATCGGAAATGAAATGCAGGAGATGATCTCCGCATTCAGAAGCGGTGAAACAGTGCGTTCAGGTGCTATTCACAGAAAACTGCTGCCGGTTATGCAGCAGCTGTTTAAAGCGCCAAGCCCTGCACCTGTGAAAACGGCTCTTCAGCTCAGAGGCCTTGACGTCGGACCCGTCAGACTACCGCTTTTGGCGCTCACTGAAAGTGAAAGAAACGAACTTATTGCCGTCCTGTCTAAAATAAAATAA
- the dapG gene encoding aspartate kinase, which translates to MKLIVQKFGGTSVKDDHGRKMALNHIREALKEQYKVVVVVSAMGRNGDPYATDSLLNLLYGGSASISKREQDMLLSCGETISSVVFTSMLKSEGIAAAALSGAQAGFLTNEDFTNAKILDMKCERLRRELDRHDVVVVAGFQGAAKSGDITTIGRGGSDTSAAALGAALDAEFIDIFTDVEGVMTADPRIVESAKPLTTVTYTEICNLAYQGAKVIHPRAVEIAMQAKVPIRIRSTYSSGPGTLVTSHHSEKLGSDLQERLITGIAHVPNVTQLNVTAKEGQYEVQTEVFKAMARAGISVDFFNITPSAVIYTVSEEVTDEAVRILKSMGYDPAVKRHCAKVSTVGAGIAGVPGVTAKIVTALSEEGIQILQSADSHTTIWVLVKEEDMISAVNALHSAFDLSE; encoded by the coding sequence ATGAAATTGATCGTACAAAAATTCGGCGGGACGTCAGTAAAAGACGATCACGGCCGGAAAATGGCTTTGAATCATATAAGAGAAGCGTTAAAGGAGCAGTATAAAGTGGTCGTTGTCGTCTCGGCAATGGGCAGAAACGGTGATCCGTATGCAACAGATTCCCTTTTAAATCTGCTTTACGGAGGCAGTGCATCGATTTCAAAGCGCGAACAGGATATGCTCCTGTCATGCGGGGAAACGATATCTTCCGTGGTATTCACGAGCATGCTGAAGTCAGAAGGCATTGCAGCTGCCGCTTTAAGCGGGGCGCAGGCCGGCTTTTTAACAAATGAAGACTTTACAAATGCAAAAATTCTCGACATGAAATGCGAACGCCTGAGAAGAGAGCTTGACCGTCACGATGTGGTTGTCGTCGCAGGTTTTCAGGGAGCGGCAAAATCCGGTGACATCACAACAATCGGCAGAGGCGGAAGCGACACATCCGCAGCTGCACTTGGAGCAGCTCTGGATGCAGAATTCATCGATATTTTTACAGATGTAGAAGGGGTTATGACGGCTGATCCAAGAATTGTAGAATCCGCAAAGCCGCTGACCACGGTCACGTATACGGAAATCTGCAATCTTGCTTATCAGGGTGCTAAGGTCATCCATCCAAGAGCGGTGGAAATTGCCATGCAGGCGAAGGTTCCCATCAGAATCCGCTCCACGTACTCATCCGGTCCGGGGACACTCGTGACCTCCCATCATTCTGAAAAGCTCGGCAGCGACCTGCAGGAACGGCTGATTACCGGCATTGCCCACGTTCCGAATGTGACGCAGCTGAACGTTACGGCAAAAGAGGGACAGTACGAGGTGCAGACAGAAGTATTCAAAGCAATGGCGCGCGCCGGCATCAGCGTCGACTTCTTCAACATCACACCAAGCGCAGTTATTTATACGGTTTCTGAAGAAGTAACGGATGAAGCAGTAAGAATACTGAAAAGCATGGGATATGACCCTGCTGTTAAACGCCACTGTGCCAAAGTTTCCACAGTTGGCGCCGGCATCGCAGGAGTACCCGGAGTGACAGCGAAAATTGTGACGGCCCTGTCGGAAGAAGGCATTCAAATTCTCCAGTCGGCAGATAGTCATACAACGATTTGGGTATTAGTAAAAGAGGAAGATATGATCAGCGCCGTGAATGCTCTGCATAGCGCATTTGATCTGTCTGAATAA